From a single Tachypleus tridentatus isolate NWPU-2018 chromosome 6, ASM421037v1, whole genome shotgun sequence genomic region:
- the LOC143254324 gene encoding uncharacterized protein LOC143254324 isoform X2, translating into MMSTAVRQTKINDFKHRPYKIWSCDRQTRKAVVATSLVELREKGGDKLGYPPDTHIRVLLECDGTEIEDESYFQTVDKDTVFLLLRPSERWLPPSVETLRVAIRAIPQIVCDAINSLELVDQQPSWKIMDNKGHVTVVLHWDQRDFRSPPKRRGRNYSTREPVWRVEVVSQEVQTVDQSTANFKDMPSSVGPYARFSLEDLRLSSALQVLPKIKQEGDDESSPDHDHSLCDFHCSTLHEEGAQIILNKSIATSPIQETSEGVTAAAAGPSNVSILKKSGVKGHVRFLDEAQEFRSPGQDQSESDTENTANEDEQLSEHYLLLTDQLSLEQNRHLNIKDIGVILDCLSSKIVEVQKLEREKESAEVHNWTIKAIIRGEVLREIGVIYNGQYYGIMEHPRYF; encoded by the exons ATGATGTCAACGGCGGTAAGACAGACTAAAATAAAC GACTTTAAGCATCGCCCATATAAAATTTGGAGCTGTGACCGACAAACAAGAAAAGCTGTTGTCGCAACATCACTAGTGGAACTTCGAGAAAAAG GTGGAGATAAACTTGGATATCCCCCCGATACACATATAAGAGTGTTATTAGAGTGTGATGGTACTGAAATAGAGGATGAAAGCTATTTCCAGACGGTGGATAAGGACACGGTCTTTTTACTGCTCCGTCCGAGCGAACGTTGGCTACCTCCTAGTGTTGAAACTCTCAGAGTTG CCATCAGAGCCATTCCTCAGATAGTTTGTGATGCCATCAACAGCCTCGAGTTGGTTGATCAACAACCTTCTTGGAAGATCATGGACAACAAAGGACATGTCACTGTGGTGCTTCACTGGGATCAGCGAGACTTCCGCAGTCCACCAAAGAGAAGGGGTCGCAACTACAGCACACGGGAACCAGTATGGAGGGTAGAAGTCGTGTCTCAAGAGGTTCAGACTGTGGATCAAAGCACTGCCAATTTTAAAGATATGCCAAGTTCAGTTGGACCTTACGCTAGATTTTCATTAGAAGACTTAAGGCTGAGTTCTGCCTTGCAGGTGTTGCCAAAGATAAAACAGGAAGGAGATGATGAAAGTAGTCCTGATCATGATCATTCACTTTGTGACTTCCATTGTTCTACCCTTCATGAAGAGGGTGctcaaattatattaaataagtcCATTGCTACCTCGCCTATTCAGGAAACGTCAGAGGGAGTCACTGCTGCTGCTGCTGGTCCAAGTAATGTAAGTATACTCAAGAAAAGTGGTGTCAAAGGGCATGTGCGTTTTCTAGATGAAGCCCAAGAGTTTAGAAGTCCTGGACAAGATCAGTCTGAATCAGATACTGAGAATACAGCTAATGAAGATGAACAGTTATCTGAACACTACCTCCTCTTAACTGATCAGTTATCTCTAGAACAAAATAGGCATCTTAATATAAAAGACATTGGTGTGATATTAGATTGTTTAAGTTCAAAAATAGTGGAAGTTCAGAAGCTTGAAAGGGAAAAGGAAAGTGCTGAAGTACATAACTGGACAATCAAGGCCATCATTAGGGGAGAAGTGCTTCGGGAGATTGGAGTGATTTACAATGGACAGTACTATGGGATAATGGAACATCCAAGGTACTTTTGA
- the LOC143254324 gene encoding uncharacterized protein LOC143254324 isoform X1: protein MMSTAVRQTKINDFKHRPYKIWSCDRQTRKAVVATSLVELREKGGDKLGYPPDTHIRVLLECDGTEIEDESYFQTVDKDTVFLLLRPSERWLPPSVETLRVAIRAIPQIVCDAINSLELVDQQPSWKIMDNKGHVTVVLHWDQRDFRSPPKRRGRNYSTREPVWRVEVVSQEVQTVDQSTANFKDMPSSVGPYARFSLEDLRLSSALQVLPKIKQEGDDESSPDHDHSLCDFHCSTLHEEGAQIILNKSIATSPIQETSEGVTAAAAGPSNVSILKKSGVKGHVRFLDEAQEFRSPGQDQSESDTENTANEDEQLSEHYLLLTDQLSLEQNRHLNIKDIGVILDCLSSKIVEVQKLEREKESAEVHNWTIKAIIRGEVLREIGVIYNGQYYGIMEHPSV from the exons ATGATGTCAACGGCGGTAAGACAGACTAAAATAAAC GACTTTAAGCATCGCCCATATAAAATTTGGAGCTGTGACCGACAAACAAGAAAAGCTGTTGTCGCAACATCACTAGTGGAACTTCGAGAAAAAG GTGGAGATAAACTTGGATATCCCCCCGATACACATATAAGAGTGTTATTAGAGTGTGATGGTACTGAAATAGAGGATGAAAGCTATTTCCAGACGGTGGATAAGGACACGGTCTTTTTACTGCTCCGTCCGAGCGAACGTTGGCTACCTCCTAGTGTTGAAACTCTCAGAGTTG CCATCAGAGCCATTCCTCAGATAGTTTGTGATGCCATCAACAGCCTCGAGTTGGTTGATCAACAACCTTCTTGGAAGATCATGGACAACAAAGGACATGTCACTGTGGTGCTTCACTGGGATCAGCGAGACTTCCGCAGTCCACCAAAGAGAAGGGGTCGCAACTACAGCACACGGGAACCAGTATGGAGGGTAGAAGTCGTGTCTCAAGAGGTTCAGACTGTGGATCAAAGCACTGCCAATTTTAAAGATATGCCAAGTTCAGTTGGACCTTACGCTAGATTTTCATTAGAAGACTTAAGGCTGAGTTCTGCCTTGCAGGTGTTGCCAAAGATAAAACAGGAAGGAGATGATGAAAGTAGTCCTGATCATGATCATTCACTTTGTGACTTCCATTGTTCTACCCTTCATGAAGAGGGTGctcaaattatattaaataagtcCATTGCTACCTCGCCTATTCAGGAAACGTCAGAGGGAGTCACTGCTGCTGCTGCTGGTCCAAGTAATGTAAGTATACTCAAGAAAAGTGGTGTCAAAGGGCATGTGCGTTTTCTAGATGAAGCCCAAGAGTTTAGAAGTCCTGGACAAGATCAGTCTGAATCAGATACTGAGAATACAGCTAATGAAGATGAACAGTTATCTGAACACTACCTCCTCTTAACTGATCAGTTATCTCTAGAACAAAATAGGCATCTTAATATAAAAGACATTGGTGTGATATTAGATTGTTTAAGTTCAAAAATAGTGGAAGTTCAGAAGCTTGAAAGGGAAAAGGAAAGTGCTGAAGTACATAACTGGACAATCAAGGCCATCATTAGGGGAGAAGTGCTTCGGGAGATTGGAGTGATTTACAATGGACAGTACTATGGGATAATGGAACATCCAAG